One genomic region from Microcystis panniformis FACHB-1757 encodes:
- a CDS encoding TIGR04376 family protein, whose translation MGNLFDDVSRFLETQLEEFLRSHPQLELQALVEQLREQERDTAKLITALENERQRLEQQILATAQDIQTWHARIDKAKAAGRQDLVKAASEREAALFRQGNQLWGRMEGVKKRLTQSQELLQQVQQRRQEVQIKAEKAPKNQSRDWETTFWDQPQESDYQHSNYDHLDLKFKEWEMEEELKKLKREMGR comes from the coding sequence ATGGGCAATCTATTTGATGATGTCAGTCGCTTTCTTGAAACCCAACTGGAAGAATTTCTCAGAAGTCATCCCCAATTAGAATTACAGGCGCTGGTGGAACAACTGCGCGAACAGGAGCGCGATACTGCTAAACTGATTACCGCCCTAGAAAATGAGCGTCAACGTCTCGAACAGCAAATTTTGGCCACTGCCCAAGATATCCAAACTTGGCACGCTAGAATTGATAAGGCTAAGGCTGCTGGACGGCAGGACTTGGTTAAGGCTGCTAGTGAACGCGAGGCAGCCCTCTTCCGTCAGGGTAATCAACTTTGGGGACGGATGGAAGGGGTGAAAAAACGTCTGACTCAATCCCAAGAGTTACTGCAACAAGTCCAACAACGTCGTCAAGAAGTGCAAATTAAAGCCGAAAAAGCCCCTAAAAATCAGTCCCGTGACTGGGAAACCACTTTTTGGGATCAACCCCAAGAATCGGACTATCAGCACTCGAACTACGATCATCTCGATCTAAAATTTAAAGAATGGGAAATGGAAGAAGAATTGAAAAAATTAAAGCGAGAAATGGGACGATAA
- a CDS encoding NAD(P)/FAD-dependent oxidoreductase: MTTTYDYIIIGGGITGSALSYELANLGSRVLLLEKETHPLNATFYSYGGLAYWSATTEIQRKLYQEGREIQRNLSQELGIDNEYRDIELILTVNPEDDLATVSEKFAIFAITPEILDPQAAIALEPLLNPAAISGVLRLPHGHINPEKTNLAYQQAFLRLGGTIIREAVIELIETASRITGVKTPKNNYSAGETIVCAGGLTRSLLQKSDITAPVYFTHAQVIKIPPTEIKLNTLVMPAIPARLLLEQKITQLEKQGIWQRETPEIIASVLETGAVQFRDQSLYLGQISAIITDPEVILNPLAGEKAIRTAVGTLLPPLASLPGSCHHCLVAFAPSGRPLVGAIADKVGLQVFSGFTSTLVSAPPLARRFARHLLGENDEIIAKVKREIN, translated from the coding sequence ATGACCACAACTTATGATTATATAATTATCGGTGGTGGTATCACCGGTTCCGCCTTAAGCTATGAACTAGCTAACCTAGGCAGTCGAGTTCTCTTATTAGAAAAAGAAACCCATCCCCTCAACGCCACTTTCTACAGTTACGGGGGTTTAGCCTATTGGTCAGCTACCACAGAAATCCAGAGAAAATTATATCAAGAAGGTCGAGAAATTCAGCGCAATTTATCCCAGGAACTGGGCATAGATAACGAATACCGGGACATAGAGCTAATTCTCACCGTTAACCCCGAAGATGATCTGGCCACTGTGTCCGAAAAATTTGCTATCTTTGCTATTACTCCCGAAATTCTCGATCCGCAAGCAGCGATCGCTTTAGAACCCCTATTAAATCCCGCAGCTATCTCCGGAGTTTTACGACTGCCCCACGGTCACATTAACCCCGAAAAAACTAATCTTGCCTATCAACAAGCTTTTCTGCGTCTGGGAGGCACGATTATTCGGGAAGCTGTCATCGAATTAATTGAAACTGCATCGAGAATTACCGGCGTAAAAACTCCTAAAAATAATTATTCTGCCGGGGAAACTATCGTCTGTGCCGGGGGATTAACCCGGTCTTTACTGCAAAAATCCGATATTACTGCTCCCGTCTATTTTACCCATGCCCAGGTGATCAAAATTCCCCCCACTGAGATCAAATTAAACACCCTAGTTATGCCTGCAATTCCTGCCAGATTGCTATTAGAGCAAAAAATCACCCAACTAGAAAAGCAGGGCATTTGGCAGAGAGAAACCCCAGAAATAATTGCCAGTGTTTTAGAAACGGGGGCGGTACAATTCCGGGATCAAAGCCTTTATCTAGGGCAAATTAGCGCCATTATCACCGATCCAGAGGTGATTTTAAACCCTCTGGCGGGGGAAAAAGCAATCCGCACCGCCGTGGGGACATTGCTGCCCCCTTTGGCCTCTCTCCCCGGCAGCTGTCATCATTGCCTAGTGGCTTTTGCCCCCTCGGGACGGCCCCTAGTGGGAGCGATCGCCGATAAAGTGGGATTGCAGGTATTTTCTGGCTTTACCAGTACACTTGTATCGGCTCCGCCCCTAGCTCGACGTTTTGCGCGTCACCTGCTGGGGGAAAATGACGAGATAATTGCAAAAGTCAAGAGAGAAATTAACTGA
- the recN gene encoding DNA repair protein RecN — protein MLSCLRIENFTLIDRLELTFGSGLNVLTGETGAGKSIILDAIDIVLGGKVNHRVIRQGSQQSTLEATFSLTPELIVWLESQEIDPLEDNSLTISRELVITNNSLRSRSRINGVVANRQQMAQIRDFLVEITAQGQTVQLMDANRQRELLDLYGGESLLRQREKVATAYLNWQESKNSLNKRLQSEQNRLQRLDLLEYQLKELESANLTDADELEQLEQERNRLSHGVDLQNSSYQVYQLLYQNDRDQPAVADLLGKAENILTNMMVYDSSLEPILEMVRSALNQVVEAGQEINVYGDSLEADPERLNEIEERIVQLKRICRKYGPSLAEALDYYQKLQQELAELTGEGQSIEELEKICQQQEKIYRETSTQLTFLRQETASQLEKQLVQELKPLAMEKVIFVCRIAPGNPSSLGVDQVGFYFSPNPGEKIQPLSSTASGGEMSRFLLALKSCFSQSQSAAATLIFDEIDAGVSGKVAQAIADKLDQLGQQYQVLCVTHQPLVAALADHHFRVYKQMIAEDNPTNLSEIRTVVRVTSLDNRQTRREELAQLTGGNSAADAIAFAESLLEKAAAKKQ, from the coding sequence ATGTTATCCTGCCTACGAATTGAAAATTTTACCCTCATCGATCGCTTAGAATTAACTTTCGGCAGCGGATTAAATGTACTGACCGGTGAGACGGGGGCAGGAAAATCGATTATATTAGATGCGATCGATATTGTTCTCGGTGGTAAAGTCAATCATCGCGTCATCCGTCAGGGAAGCCAACAATCAACCCTAGAAGCGACTTTTTCTCTGACTCCAGAATTAATTGTTTGGCTAGAAAGTCAGGAAATTGACCCATTAGAGGATAATAGTCTGACCATCAGCCGGGAATTAGTGATTACTAATAATTCCTTGCGTTCTCGTTCTCGGATTAACGGAGTCGTCGCTAATCGCCAACAAATGGCGCAAATAAGAGATTTTTTGGTAGAAATCACCGCCCAAGGTCAAACAGTTCAGTTAATGGACGCTAATCGACAGAGGGAATTATTAGATCTCTACGGGGGTGAATCGCTGCTGCGGCAGCGGGAAAAAGTAGCCACAGCCTACCTTAACTGGCAAGAAAGCAAGAATAGTTTAAATAAGAGGTTGCAATCGGAACAAAATCGCCTACAAAGATTAGATTTACTAGAATATCAACTAAAAGAACTAGAATCAGCTAATTTAACTGACGCTGACGAGTTGGAACAGTTGGAACAGGAAAGAAACCGACTCTCCCACGGTGTCGATTTGCAAAATTCCAGCTATCAAGTCTATCAACTACTCTACCAAAACGATCGCGATCAACCGGCCGTCGCCGATTTGTTAGGAAAAGCTGAAAATATCTTGACAAATATGATGGTTTATGATAGTAGTTTAGAGCCAATTTTAGAGATGGTGCGATCGGCATTAAATCAGGTGGTGGAAGCGGGACAGGAAATCAACGTTTATGGGGATAGTCTAGAGGCAGATCCCGAGAGATTGAACGAGATAGAAGAGAGAATTGTCCAACTTAAGCGCATTTGTCGCAAATATGGCCCAAGTTTAGCCGAAGCGCTCGATTATTATCAGAAATTACAGCAGGAATTAGCGGAGTTGACGGGAGAAGGACAATCGATTGAGGAATTAGAAAAAATTTGTCAGCAACAGGAAAAAATCTATCGAGAAACTAGCACTCAGTTGACCTTTTTGCGACAAGAAACCGCTAGTCAACTAGAAAAACAATTGGTACAGGAATTAAAACCTTTAGCCATGGAAAAGGTGATTTTTGTCTGTCGGATTGCTCCGGGTAATCCTAGCAGTCTGGGAGTCGATCAAGTGGGATTTTATTTTAGTCCCAATCCGGGGGAAAAAATCCAACCTTTATCCAGTACCGCTTCTGGAGGAGAAATGAGTCGTTTTCTCCTAGCTTTAAAGTCCTGTTTTTCCCAATCCCAATCGGCAGCTGCAACCCTGATTTTTGACGAAATCGATGCGGGAGTATCGGGAAAAGTTGCCCAAGCAATTGCCGATAAATTAGATCAATTAGGTCAACAATATCAAGTTTTGTGCGTTACCCATCAACCTTTAGTGGCTGCTTTAGCTGATCACCATTTTCGAGTTTATAAACAAATGATTGCCGAAGATAATCCCACTAATCTCTCGGAAATTCGCACGGTTGTCCGGGTTACTTCTCTTGATAATCGTCAGACGAGAAGGGAAGAATTGGCACAATTAACGGGAGGAAATTCGGCAGCAGATGCCATCGCTTTTGCCGAGTCTTTATTGGAGAAAGCGGCTGCCAAAAAACAGTAA
- a CDS encoding DUF29 domain-containing protein gives MTTKSELYEQDFQLWLITTIGQLEQGDFQALDVSHLVEELKELGKSDKNALEGNLMILLAHLLKLKVQSSVPESMKSSWYSSIVEHRERVIALLENTPSLKSHLAIAIDKTYPKGRKIAIKESKLADFGIAIPPEETYPLDCPFSLEQILDEDFYA, from the coding sequence ATGACAACTAAATCAGAACTCTATGAACAAGATTTTCAATTATGGCTGATAACAACAATAGGTCAGTTAGAACAAGGAGATTTTCAGGCATTAGATGTATCTCATTTAGTTGAGGAGTTGAAAGAATTGGGTAAATCAGATAAAAATGCCCTAGAAGGAAATTTAATGATTTTGCTGGCTCATTTACTGAAATTAAAAGTACAATCATCTGTCCCTGAAAGCATGAAATCTAGCTGGTATAGCTCCATTGTCGAACACAGGGAAAGAGTTATCGCCTTACTAGAAAACACCCCTTCTTTGAAATCTCATCTAGCAATCGCTATCGATAAAACCTATCCTAAAGGTCGCAAAATTGCCATCAAGGAAAGTAAATTGGCTGACTTTGGAATTGCGATTCCTCCAGAGGAAACCTATCCCCTAGACTGCCCTTTTTCCTTAGAACAAATTCTTGACGAAGATTTCTATGCCTGA
- a CDS encoding DUF3685 domain-containing protein: protein MIDRPLTLIIIDNDPIFRLGLVQALSQIENISIVTEGDLETIFALTLNPSPEIIIIDPLFDWSYCEILHSRYPESKIVLLTFPLDSRQQLIARELGIAGYIPKGTNLEQFITILGQIYRDESHDVVPSPLTIATRPSLAPSHWLISAGKTGLNRIESELHLIDLHLNQQSLSGFDRFYWQGRKRELLAALWLVRKLIPLEGSSYNSASVTPPVIINNIDRELPILSRERPLCVSAVFESTLAVIRSPLINRTKISFEIDVLQDNRQRELLYLVLDEIRKNVDEMRYLQVSSGELTSRLNLIIYDIWEKVTRKFLEINGSVSDEISKSRLNEIILEEREAIQTEILNKIPFTLDLFSYLVYENSLTIDGVGYRANAPETIARAEILLQNLIHNLANAVTVIILNNFSESERIKQKLYRSEFLIARKLAKIRNELSWKYRRQQYWQDPKDIFESQYQLFHYSEGEIQSLAIYSPRQEELNSLTGIPWLVSIALELRDSLSPRLRAFFRVVGKGVVYILIQVIGRGIGLVVRGVLQGVGNTWQEVKGKKGS from the coding sequence GTGATCGATCGCCCTCTCACCCTAATTATCATCGATAATGACCCGATTTTCCGCTTGGGTCTGGTGCAGGCTTTGTCGCAGATAGAAAATATTAGTATCGTCACCGAAGGGGATTTAGAAACAATTTTCGCTTTGACTCTGAATCCCTCCCCCGAAATTATTATTATCGATCCTCTCTTTGATTGGTCTTACTGTGAAATTCTCCACTCTCGCTATCCCGAAAGTAAAATTGTTTTATTAACCTTTCCTCTCGATTCCAGACAGCAACTAATCGCCAGAGAATTAGGCATCGCCGGTTATATTCCCAAAGGCACAAACCTAGAGCAATTTATCACTATTTTAGGGCAAATTTACCGGGATGAATCTCACGATGTTGTCCCTTCCCCTCTCACCATTGCTACCCGTCCAAGTTTAGCCCCTAGCCATTGGTTAATCAGTGCTGGCAAAACGGGATTAAATCGCATCGAAAGTGAATTACATTTAATTGATCTCCATCTCAATCAACAGTCTTTATCCGGCTTTGATCGCTTTTATTGGCAGGGAAGAAAACGAGAACTTTTAGCAGCCCTATGGCTAGTCAGAAAACTAATTCCCCTGGAGGGTAGCTCTTACAATTCAGCTTCAGTCACACCCCCGGTAATAATTAACAATATCGATCGGGAATTACCAATTTTAAGCCGCGAGCGTCCCCTCTGTGTTTCGGCGGTTTTTGAGTCCACTTTAGCGGTCATTCGATCGCCTTTAATTAATAGAACAAAGATTAGTTTTGAAATTGATGTTTTACAGGATAATCGGCAACGGGAATTATTGTATTTAGTTCTCGATGAAATTCGGAAAAATGTCGATGAAATGAGATATTTACAGGTTAGCAGTGGGGAATTAACCAGTCGCTTAAATCTGATTATTTATGATATCTGGGAGAAAGTTACCCGTAAATTTTTAGAAATTAATGGCTCGGTTTCTGACGAAATTAGTAAAAGCAGACTTAACGAAATTATTCTGGAAGAAAGAGAGGCAATTCAAACAGAAATCCTCAATAAAATTCCTTTTACTCTTGACTTATTTTCCTATTTAGTGTACGAAAATAGTTTAACTATTGACGGAGTAGGATACCGAGCTAATGCTCCTGAAACCATCGCCAGAGCCGAAATTCTGCTGCAAAATCTCATTCATAATCTTGCCAATGCAGTGACAGTAATTATTCTCAATAACTTCTCGGAATCGGAAAGAATCAAACAAAAACTTTACCGTTCAGAATTTCTCATCGCCAGAAAATTAGCTAAAATCCGCAATGAATTATCTTGGAAATACCGACGGCAACAATACTGGCAAGACCCCAAAGATATCTTTGAAAGTCAATATCAATTATTTCACTATAGCGAGGGAGAAATCCAATCTCTAGCCATTTATTCCCCTCGACAGGAAGAATTAAATAGTTTAACAGGCATACCCTGGTTAGTTTCGATCGCCTTAGAATTAAGAGACTCTTTATCTCCTCGTTTACGCGCTTTTTTTCGGGTGGTGGGTAAGGGAGTAGTCTATATTCTTATCCAAGTTATCGGTCGCGGTATTGGTTTAGTAGTTCGCGGGGTTTTACAGGGAGTCGGTAACACTTGGCAGGAAGTAAAAGGTAAAAAGGGATCATGA
- a CDS encoding Fur family transcriptional regulator, with translation MDNLEVKQKPIRCLEDAIERCQTLGMRVSRQRRYILELLWQAQEHLSAREIYDRLNLQGKNIGHTSVYQNLEALSGQGIIESVERWDGRLYGNISDSHSHINCLDSQEIIDVHIQLPPELIKQVEASTGVKITDYRIDFYGYKQNK, from the coding sequence ATGGACAATTTGGAGGTAAAACAAAAACCGATCCGCTGTTTAGAAGATGCGATCGAAAGGTGTCAAACTTTAGGAATGCGGGTTAGTCGTCAGCGTCGCTATATTTTAGAATTGCTGTGGCAAGCGCAGGAACACCTATCAGCGCGAGAAATTTATGATCGTCTCAATCTGCAAGGAAAGAACATCGGTCATACCTCAGTGTACCAAAACCTAGAGGCTCTATCCGGTCAAGGCATTATCGAATCTGTGGAACGCTGGGATGGCAGACTCTACGGCAACATCAGCGATTCCCACAGTCACATCAATTGTCTGGACAGTCAAGAAATCATCGATGTGCATATCCAACTTCCCCCGGAATTAATTAAACAGGTCGAGGCATCGACGGGGGTAAAAATTACCGATTATCGCATCGATTTCTATGGCTATAAACAAAACAAATGA
- the rppA gene encoding two-component system response regulator RppA, with product MKILIVDDEHELTEPLEQILAQEGYEVDIANNGRTGLELARENNYDLLILDWMLPQQSGLQICQYLRDQGDTTPVLFLTAKDTIDDRVAGLDAGADDYLVKPFQLRELLARVRALLRRSPNFEASNSSKLKCADLELDSENQVAYRHGRTISLSAKEVQLLTLFMTHSGQLLTHEQIYQHLWSEGEQPNSNVVAALMRLLRRKIEADGETPLINTVYGKGYRFGEN from the coding sequence ATGAAAATACTTATCGTTGACGATGAACACGAATTAACCGAACCCTTAGAACAAATTCTTGCTCAAGAAGGCTATGAAGTTGATATTGCTAATAATGGTCGGACGGGGTTAGAATTGGCACGAGAGAATAATTATGACCTCTTAATTCTCGATTGGATGTTACCCCAGCAATCTGGATTACAAATCTGTCAATATTTACGGGATCAGGGGGACACCACTCCAGTTTTATTTCTAACCGCTAAGGATACCATAGACGATCGAGTGGCGGGATTAGATGCCGGTGCTGATGATTATTTAGTCAAACCCTTTCAACTGCGAGAATTATTAGCGAGAGTCCGCGCTTTATTGCGTCGTTCTCCCAATTTTGAAGCTAGTAATAGCAGTAAATTAAAATGTGCTGATTTAGAACTCGATAGTGAAAATCAAGTGGCCTATCGTCATGGTCGCACGATTAGTTTATCAGCAAAAGAAGTACAATTATTGACTTTATTTATGACCCATTCGGGTCAACTTCTCACCCATGAACAAATTTATCAGCATCTCTGGTCAGAAGGAGAGCAACCTAATAGTAATGTGGTTGCTGCCCTGATGCGCTTGCTGCGTCGTAAAATCGAAGCGGACGGAGAAACACCTCTAATTAATACTGTCTATGGGAAGGGCTACCGTTTCGGGGAAAATTAG
- a CDS encoding Uma2 family endonuclease, with protein MQQLETRGITDSWIKGSWEEYLEAIKNFPENQGKSYYYNGYYRLEMTPIGFEHARDHHVVFLGVSLYAILKEIPFQGLPTCSYRKRGIREVQPDISYYLGEKANLIPNGTSIIDLNQYPPPDLVIEISKSTLNDDLGNKRLLYEELGVSEYWSVKVDDPQIFAFEIIDRGSKRIDISKVLPNLKLAVLESALQQARSKDQSQVGRWLISQFQG; from the coding sequence ATGCAACAGCTAGAAACTAGGGGGATAACTGACTCATGGATTAAAGGTAGTTGGGAAGAATACTTAGAAGCAATTAAAAACTTCCCAGAAAATCAAGGAAAAAGTTATTATTACAATGGCTATTATCGATTAGAAATGACTCCTATTGGATTTGAACACGCTAGAGATCATCACGTTGTCTTTTTGGGGGTGAGTCTCTACGCTATCCTCAAAGAAATTCCTTTTCAAGGACTCCCTACTTGTTCCTATCGCAAAAGAGGAATTAGAGAAGTGCAGCCCGATATATCTTACTATCTAGGAGAGAAAGCGAATCTGATACCAAATGGGACTTCGATTATTGATTTAAATCAGTATCCTCCACCAGATTTAGTCATTGAAATCTCAAAATCTACCCTCAATGATGACTTAGGTAATAAACGCTTACTCTACGAAGAATTAGGGGTTAGTGAATACTGGAGTGTTAAGGTAGATGATCCTCAAATATTCGCTTTTGAAATAATCGATCGAGGTAGTAAAAGAATTGATATATCAAAGGTTTTACCTAATTTAAAACTTGCGGTTTTAGAGTCAGCTTTACAACAGGCACGCAGCAAGGATCAAAGTCAGGTGGGACGTTGGTTAATCAGTCAATTTCAAGGTTAA
- a CDS encoding Uma2 family endonuclease, with amino-acid sequence MQQLETTISTDLWIKASWEEYLEAIKNFPENQGKSYYYNGYYRLEMSPIGNDHASDHAILLFAVSLYATLKNLAFNAKDNCSFRKSGYREVQPDISYYFADKANLIPYGTSIIDLNQYPPPDLVIEISKSTLNDDLGNKRLLYEELGVSEYWSVNVDYPQIFAFEIIDQGSKRIDISKVLPNLKLAVLESALQQARTRDQSQVGRWLISQFQG; translated from the coding sequence ATGCAACAGCTAGAAACTACTATCTCGACAGATTTATGGATTAAAGCTAGTTGGGAAGAATACTTAGAAGCAATTAAAAACTTCCCAGAAAATCAAGGAAAAAGTTATTATTACAATGGCTATTATCGATTAGAAATGAGTCCTATTGGTAACGATCATGCCAGCGATCATGCTATTTTGCTCTTCGCTGTTAGTCTCTATGCCACCCTAAAAAATTTGGCCTTTAATGCCAAAGATAATTGCAGTTTTCGCAAGTCTGGTTATCGAGAAGTTCAACCGGATATATCTTATTATTTTGCCGACAAAGCTAATCTGATTCCCTACGGTACTTCGATTATTGATTTAAATCAGTATCCCCCACCAGATTTAGTCATTGAAATCTCAAAATCTACCCTCAATGATGACCTAGGCAATAAACGCTTACTCTATGAAGAATTAGGAGTTAGTGAATATTGGAGTGTTAACGTCGATTATCCCCAAATATTCGCTTTTGAAATAATCGATCAAGGTAGCAAAAGAATTGATATATCAAAGGTTTTACCTAATTTAAAACTTGCGGTTTTAGAGTCAGCTTTACAACAGGCACGCACCAGAGATCAAAGTCAGGTGGGACGTTGGTTAATCAGTCAATTTCAAGGTTAA
- the lysS gene encoding lysine--tRNA ligase: protein MASQAQNPENQPSSTLEEIRAARLQKVAGLQKAGLNPFAYHWKSTAHAQQLQEQYADLAPGEEISTEVAIAGRIIARRIMGKLAFFNLQDETGTIQLYLDKKRISETMAAVPNAFNTVIKLTDTGDILGAKGTIKRTERGELSIYVNQYEILTKSLLPLPDKWHGLTDVEKRYRQRYVDLIVNPEVRQTFRRRAQITASIRRYLDQEGFIEIETPVLQSEAGGADARPFITYHNTLEMELYLRIATELHLKRLIVGGFEKVFELGRIFRNEGVSTKHNPEFTSIEIYQAYADYYDMMELTENIIVNAAQDVLGTLKITYQDREINLTPPWRRVTMHELVQEITGVDLNSFEDFESARIAAENAGIGVPEDCKTIGKLLNEAFEQKVEETLIQPTFVLDFPVEISPLAKPHRSKTDLVERFELYVVGRELANSFSELTDPIDQRQRLEAQALKKAAGDLEAQGVDEDFLTALEYGMPPTGGLGIGIDRLIMLLTDSASIRDVIAFPLLKSQSTAIKSFDYDEEKKILKVEFNHGGIYLYHDLPLAVYKDFQSAPSKGQFFVGQIRDKYSFDKEL, encoded by the coding sequence ATGGCATCTCAAGCACAAAATCCTGAAAATCAACCCTCCTCTACTCTCGAAGAAATCCGGGCTGCTCGTTTACAAAAAGTGGCAGGATTGCAAAAAGCTGGCTTAAATCCCTTCGCTTACCATTGGAAATCTACCGCTCATGCTCAACAATTACAAGAGCAGTACGCTGACTTAGCACCGGGAGAAGAAATTAGCACAGAAGTAGCCATTGCTGGTCGGATTATTGCCCGAAGAATTATGGGTAAACTAGCCTTTTTTAACCTGCAAGATGAAACGGGAACGATTCAATTATACCTCGATAAAAAACGCATTAGTGAAACTATGGCCGCCGTGCCGAATGCCTTTAACACGGTGATTAAACTAACCGATACAGGCGATATTTTAGGGGCAAAAGGGACGATTAAACGCACAGAACGCGGCGAATTATCTATCTATGTAAACCAGTACGAAATTCTCACTAAATCCCTCTTACCTCTCCCAGATAAATGGCACGGTTTAACCGATGTAGAAAAGCGTTATCGACAAAGATATGTGGATTTAATTGTTAATCCCGAAGTGCGACAAACTTTTCGCCGTCGCGCCCAAATTACTGCTTCTATTCGGAGATATTTAGACCAAGAAGGTTTTATTGAAATTGAAACTCCCGTGCTACAAAGTGAAGCTGGAGGAGCCGATGCTAGACCGTTTATCACCTATCATAATACGCTGGAGATGGAGTTATATCTCCGCATTGCCACCGAATTACATCTAAAAAGATTAATAGTCGGTGGTTTTGAAAAAGTCTTTGAGTTAGGCCGAATTTTTCGTAATGAAGGGGTTTCTACTAAACATAACCCCGAGTTTACTTCCATCGAAATCTATCAGGCCTATGCCGATTATTATGACATGATGGAGTTAACCGAAAACATTATTGTTAATGCTGCACAAGATGTTTTAGGTACGCTGAAAATCACCTATCAAGACAGGGAAATTAACCTAACTCCCCCTTGGCGACGAGTGACTATGCACGAATTAGTCCAAGAAATAACCGGGGTTGACTTGAATAGTTTTGAGGATTTCGAGTCGGCTCGTATTGCCGCAGAAAATGCCGGCATTGGCGTTCCAGAGGACTGTAAAACCATTGGTAAGCTCTTAAATGAAGCTTTTGAACAAAAAGTCGAAGAAACGCTAATACAGCCCACTTTTGTGCTAGATTTTCCCGTGGAAATTTCCCCTTTAGCTAAACCCCATCGCTCAAAAACTGACCTCGTGGAAAGATTTGAATTATATGTGGTTGGACGGGAATTAGCTAATAGTTTTTCTGAGTTAACCGATCCCATCGATCAACGGCAAAGATTGGAAGCACAGGCACTCAAAAAAGCGGCTGGAGATTTGGAAGCGCAGGGAGTTGATGAGGACTTTTTAACCGCTTTAGAATACGGAATGCCCCCCACGGGAGGCTTAGGAATTGGCATCGATCGCCTGATCATGTTATTAACCGATTCTGCCAGTATTCGCGATGTGATTGCTTTCCCCTTATTAAAAAGTCAAAGTACAGCGATTAAATCTTTTGACTACGATGAGGAAAAAAAAATTCTGAAAGTGGAATTTAATCACGGTGGTATCTATCTTTATCATGATCTACCTTTGGCAGTATATAAAGATTTTCAGTCCGCACCATCGAAAGGACAGTTTTTTGTCGGACAGATTCGCGATAAATACAGTTTTGACAAGGAATTGTAA